A window of Verrucomicrobiia bacterium contains these coding sequences:
- a CDS encoding glycosyltransferase family 39 protein yields MRVQERQKPRGERGARNSELDRHWVWLGYVLIAALLAARLAYIASGTIELSTDEAYQWLWSKHLALSYYSKPPGIALIQFCGTHLWGDTQFGVRFFSPVLAAIVSLVILRFMAREVGARPGFLLLLIITSAPLMSVGAVLMTIDPPLVACWTLAMIAGWRALQRDGTTSQWLLAGLAAGLGFLCKYSALYLIVCWALFFVVWAPARAHLRKPGPYLALLIIALCTAPVIIWNSEHGWITVRHVADSAGLGSPWHPTLRFFSEFLFEEVALLNPIFFAGALWSMAALWRGWRERPLELYFFCTGGFVFLGHLAYSLHSRVLPNWIAPGVLPIYCLMVCYWERRWQEGPGHIKGWLIGGLVFGLTAVIILHDTDIIGTVLGRRLPGDVDPLRRVRGYEKTAAYVEGMRRKLAMEGKPAFIICDHYGITGLFTFYLPAARAGLPTRPLVYYRTSPTPDNQFFFWPEYRYENWRKGENAIYVTEPGSCRLEPDWPLKWLIGRAIRFAKVPPPVAAPPVLLKEFESVTDLGVQEIKVEGRVMKRVQLFECSTLR; encoded by the coding sequence TTGCGCGTACAAGAGCGACAGAAGCCCCGTGGAGAGCGCGGAGCGCGGAACTCGGAACTCGACCGCCACTGGGTTTGGCTCGGGTATGTCTTGATTGCAGCGCTTTTGGCGGCCCGTCTCGCCTATATTGCCTCTGGGACCATTGAGTTGAGCACCGACGAAGCTTACCAGTGGCTTTGGTCGAAACACCTCGCGCTTTCCTACTACAGCAAACCTCCCGGCATCGCTTTGATTCAGTTTTGCGGCACTCATCTGTGGGGTGATACGCAATTTGGCGTGCGGTTTTTCTCACCCGTTTTGGCGGCTATTGTGAGCCTGGTTATCCTGCGATTTATGGCGCGCGAAGTCGGCGCGCGCCCGGGTTTTCTTCTGCTGCTGATTATTACGAGCGCGCCGCTTATGAGTGTCGGCGCCGTATTGATGACAATCGATCCTCCGCTGGTGGCCTGCTGGACCCTGGCCATGATTGCAGGATGGAGGGCGCTGCAACGCGATGGGACGACAAGCCAATGGCTGCTTGCAGGGCTGGCGGCCGGCTTGGGGTTCCTTTGCAAGTACAGCGCGCTTTACCTCATCGTCTGTTGGGCGCTGTTCTTTGTCGTCTGGGCGCCGGCGCGCGCGCATCTCAGAAAACCCGGTCCTTATCTTGCCTTGCTGATCATCGCGCTCTGCACGGCGCCCGTAATCATCTGGAATTCCGAGCACGGCTGGATCACCGTCCGCCATGTCGCCGATAGCGCGGGCCTGGGCTCCCCCTGGCATCCCACCTTGAGGTTCTTCAGCGAATTCTTGTTCGAAGAAGTGGCATTGCTGAACCCGATTTTCTTTGCCGGCGCTTTATGGTCCATGGCGGCGCTCTGGAGGGGTTGGCGGGAAAGGCCGCTGGAATTATATTTCTTCTGCACGGGCGGGTTCGTGTTTTTGGGGCACCTCGCGTACTCGCTTCACTCCCGGGTTTTGCCGAACTGGATTGCGCCCGGCGTCCTGCCGATATACTGCCTGATGGTGTGTTATTGGGAAAGGCGCTGGCAGGAAGGCCCGGGGCACATCAAAGGCTGGCTGATCGGCGGCCTGGTCTTTGGGTTGACAGCGGTGATCATACTGCACGACACCGACATCATCGGAACGGTGCTCGGGCGAAGACTGCCAGGTGATGTGGACCCCCTGCGGCGCGTGCGCGGGTATGAGAAAACCGCGGCTTACGTGGAAGGGATGCGAAGGAAGCTCGCCATGGAGGGCAAGCCGGCATTCATCATCTGCGACCACTATGGTATCACAGGTTTGTTTACGTTTTACCTGCCGGCGGCCAGAGCGGGGCTGCCCACCAGGCCACTGGTTTACTACAGGACCTCGCCAACACCGGATAACCAGTTTTTTTTCTGGCCGGAATATCGTTACGAAAATTGGCGCAAGGGGGAGAATGCCATTTATGTGACTGAACCCGGTTCTTGCCGGTTGGAGCCGGATTGGCCCTTGAAATGGCTAATTGGGAGGGCGATACGTTTTGCCAAAGTGCCGCCACCGGTTGCGGCGCCGCCGGTGCTCTTGAAGGAATTCGAGTCTGTTACAGATCTCGGCGTTCAGGAGATCAAGGTCGAGGGCCGCGTCATGAAACGTGTGCAACTGTTTGAGTGTAGCACTCTGCGCTGA
- a CDS encoding pseudouridine synthase has product MPCLIFEDDHLLVVNKPPGLNTHAPAPFSGEGIYDWLRHREPRWASLAIIHRLDKETSGVLLFAKTPLANRSLTEQFSQRAVRKKYLLLTDALGPERELTIKTSLVRLGAKYVSKPAGIGGELAITRFRHLGALGSGGPPAGLERAGTFPAGLPAAFQACSLVQAEPLTGRTHQVRVHAASSEFPILGDSLYGGSPASRLFLHAAELSIKHPVSNEEVTFRAPVDFAADPRLALRRALIDQSSTNAWRLIHGAADGQPGWYVERLGEFLLSQAAQPLSPEQREKLRDWVERLRSRGAYHKLFIRNVQETGSHALACPVLGEAASERFNIRENGLQFELSLNEGYSFGLFLDQRDNRHRLLRSHVAAGFSLFPGRDPSRPMEILNAFSYTSAFSVCAAAAGHRVTSLDLSRKYLDWGKRNFELNRLDPGAHEFIFGDVFDWFGRLARKRRRFDAIILDPPTFSRSKGSGVFRVEKDYGKLVAAALPLLASPGVLLASTNAAGWPAEQFVLSLETSIEGSKRTILQKHYAPQPPDFPVTRAEPAYLKTVWYRLK; this is encoded by the coding sequence TTGCCGTGCCTGATTTTTGAAGACGACCATTTGCTGGTGGTGAACAAACCGCCCGGCCTGAATACCCATGCGCCTGCCCCCTTTTCAGGCGAGGGCATTTACGATTGGCTGCGGCACCGGGAGCCGCGCTGGGCTTCCTTAGCTATCATCCACCGGCTGGATAAAGAAACTTCGGGTGTGCTTCTTTTTGCCAAAACTCCCCTTGCCAACCGCTCGTTGACCGAGCAATTCTCCCAGCGCGCTGTCCGCAAAAAATATCTTCTGCTGACGGACGCCCTCGGGCCGGAGCGTGAATTAACCATCAAAACGTCTCTCGTTCGGCTTGGAGCAAAGTACGTGAGCAAGCCGGCAGGCATTGGAGGAGAGTTGGCCATAACCCGCTTCCGGCATTTAGGCGCCCTTGGCTCAGGAGGACCGCCTGCCGGTCTTGAGCGCGCGGGCACTTTTCCAGCGGGTTTGCCCGCGGCGTTTCAGGCCTGTTCTCTGGTCCAAGCCGAGCCGCTGACAGGCCGCACCCACCAGGTTCGCGTCCATGCCGCCAGCAGCGAGTTTCCAATTCTCGGGGACAGCCTCTATGGCGGCTCACCCGCCTCACGCCTCTTTTTACACGCCGCCGAACTGAGCATTAAGCACCCGGTCTCAAATGAGGAAGTGACATTCCGCGCGCCGGTCGATTTTGCGGCAGACCCGCGACTGGCGCTGAGGCGGGCGCTGATCGATCAATCCTCGACCAACGCGTGGCGCCTCATTCACGGCGCCGCTGATGGCCAGCCCGGCTGGTATGTCGAGCGGCTTGGGGAATTCCTCCTCTCTCAAGCCGCGCAGCCGCTGAGCCCCGAACAACGTGAGAAATTACGAGACTGGGTCGAGCGACTCCGATCTCGCGGCGCCTACCATAAACTGTTCATCAGAAATGTTCAGGAGACTGGCTCTCATGCATTGGCTTGTCCGGTCCTTGGCGAGGCTGCCTCCGAGCGGTTTAACATCCGCGAAAACGGCCTGCAGTTCGAGCTTAGTCTCAATGAAGGGTATTCGTTCGGCTTATTTCTCGACCAACGCGACAACCGCCACCGTCTTCTGCGCAGCCATGTCGCGGCGGGTTTTTCGCTTTTCCCCGGACGTGACCCAAGCCGGCCCATGGAAATTCTCAATGCCTTTTCCTATACCTCAGCCTTCTCGGTTTGCGCCGCTGCCGCTGGCCATCGAGTTACGAGTCTCGATTTGTCCCGGAAATATCTCGATTGGGGCAAACGGAATTTCGAACTGAACCGGCTCGACCCTGGCGCCCACGAATTTATTTTCGGCGACGTATTCGATTGGTTCGGGCGCCTGGCGAGAAAGAGGCGCCGCTTCGACGCAATAATTCTAGACCCGCCTACTTTCTCGCGATCAAAAGGCTCGGGGGTGTTCCGGGTTGAAAAAGATTATGGAAAGCTCGTAGCCGCAGCCCTGCCCTTGCTGGCTTCTCCCGGGGTGCTTTTGGCCTCGACCAACGCCGCCGGCTGGCCGGCTGAACAATTCGTCCTTTCGCTGGAAACCTCCATCGAGGGCTCGAAACGAACCATCCTCCAAAAGCATTACGCCCCGCAACCACCCGATTTTCCCGTCACGCGCGCCGAGCCCGCTTACCTTAAGACGGTTTGGTACCGGCTGAAATAA
- a CDS encoding CAAX prenyl protease-related protein has protein sequence MKFLPAKFAASPELARIAPFAVYAVLTPLQSQFGPESRYWVYLAKTLIAAWMLWEVRPFVPEMRWAFSWEAVAVGIALWAIWVGLDGLYPRLSAVGAGANPHREFGQALAWFHVGVRLAGSAIVVPPVEEVFYRSFLYRYFVKIDFRAMPLGQFHGLSFVVTSVIFGLMHPDRWVAGILCGLAFQWLVIRKNRLGDAMTAHAITNFLLGLWVIYKGAWTFW, from the coding sequence ATGAAGTTTCTCCCCGCTAAATTCGCCGCCTCGCCGGAGTTGGCGCGCATCGCTCCATTCGCAGTCTATGCGGTCCTGACTCCGCTCCAAAGCCAGTTCGGCCCCGAATCGCGTTATTGGGTGTATCTGGCGAAAACGCTGATCGCTGCCTGGATGCTTTGGGAGGTTCGCCCGTTCGTTCCCGAGATGCGTTGGGCCTTCAGTTGGGAGGCGGTTGCCGTGGGCATCGCACTTTGGGCGATTTGGGTCGGGCTCGATGGCTTGTATCCGAGGTTGAGCGCGGTGGGCGCAGGCGCAAACCCCCATCGGGAATTTGGCCAGGCGCTGGCGTGGTTTCATGTGGGTGTTCGCCTGGCAGGTTCTGCCATTGTTGTGCCACCGGTCGAGGAGGTGTTTTATCGCTCCTTCCTTTACCGGTATTTTGTCAAAATTGATTTCCGCGCGATGCCTCTTGGACAGTTTCACGGGTTATCATTTGTAGTCACCTCGGTCATCTTCGGCCTGATGCATCCGGACCGGTGGGTGGCGGGTATTCTGTGCGGCCTGGCCTTTCAATGGCTGGTGATTCGCAAGAACAGGCTCGGCGACGCCATGACAGCCCATGCCATCACGAATTTCCTGCTCGGCCTTTGGGTGATTTACAAGGGGGCTTGGACCTTTTGGTAA
- a CDS encoding AAA family ATPase, which yields MYLDYYGLTEPPFDITPNPRFLFYSAKHREAYNHLLYGIRERKGFVQLTGEVGAGKTTLCRAMLEQLDGRYATALILNPVMSPDELMKAIALEFGLPVNGLDRLDTLAVINQFLLQKVETGQEAVLIIDEAQDLTEELLEQVRLLSNLETDNRKLLQIVLLGQPELRDRLNNPRLRQLRQRITVRYHLLPLNRNEVKQYVQHRLHLCGGNGIPCFTRPALWRVFHYTQGVPRLVNALCDKALLAGFVEQRSEIDFRLVNRAVRELEGHIHA from the coding sequence GTGTACTTGGACTATTACGGGCTGACGGAGCCGCCATTCGACATCACGCCGAATCCCCGGTTCCTCTTTTATAGCGCCAAGCATCGCGAGGCCTACAACCATTTGCTTTATGGCATTCGCGAGCGCAAAGGCTTTGTCCAGCTCACCGGGGAAGTGGGTGCGGGCAAGACCACCCTTTGCCGGGCGATGCTCGAACAGCTTGATGGCCGCTACGCCACCGCCCTCATCCTCAACCCCGTGATGAGCCCGGATGAGCTGATGAAAGCCATTGCCTTGGAGTTTGGTCTTCCAGTCAATGGGCTGGACCGCCTGGACACCCTGGCTGTCATTAACCAGTTTCTGTTGCAGAAAGTTGAAACCGGGCAGGAGGCGGTGCTGATTATCGACGAGGCGCAGGACCTGACCGAGGAATTGCTCGAACAGGTGCGGCTGCTTTCGAATCTCGAGACAGACAACCGCAAGTTGCTGCAGATTGTGCTGCTGGGCCAGCCCGAACTGCGGGACCGTCTGAATAACCCCAGGCTGCGCCAACTCCGCCAGCGCATCACGGTCCGTTATCACTTGCTCCCGCTTAACCGCAACGAGGTTAAACAGTATGTTCAACACCGGCTTCATCTCTGCGGTGGGAATGGAATTCCTTGTTTTACGCGTCCGGCCTTATGGCGGGTGTTTCATTACACGCAAGGCGTCCCGCGGTTGGTCAACGCGCTATGTGACAAGGCGCTGCTGGCCGGGTTCGTCGAACAACGCTCTGAAATCGATTTCCGCCTCGTCAATCGCGCTGTGCGCGAATTGGAAGGGCACATCCACGCATGA
- the miaA gene encoding tRNA (adenosine(37)-N6)-dimethylallyltransferase MiaA has protein sequence MRQENMGSELHCRIVLAAGPTAIGKSEIALLLAEKIGGEIVSVDSMQVYRGMDIGTAKPSAAERGRVAHHLIDVVGVKQPFDAAQFVRLAQIAIADIEGRGKIPILCGGTGLYFKALFEGLGQSPPSDATLRAELETTPLPRLLEELEQRDPVCYGRIDRQNLRRIIRAVEVIRLTGQPFSQQQSAWENNPSPARPEWLFGLERAAGGLHQRIEARVEAMFRGGLVGETQGLLDAGLGENKVASQALGYRQVIEHLRGVRSLAETVELVKIRTRQFAKRQMTWFRRKLRLRWVRLGPEERAEATAGRLACLWKEFMCLKE, from the coding sequence ATGAGGCAAGAAAACATGGGTTCAGAGCTTCATTGCCGTATCGTGCTGGCAGCGGGGCCGACCGCAATCGGCAAATCGGAGATAGCCCTGCTGTTGGCCGAAAAAATTGGCGGCGAGATCGTCTCGGTCGATTCGATGCAGGTCTATCGCGGCATGGACATTGGCACTGCCAAACCGTCTGCAGCCGAGCGCGGGCGAGTGGCGCATCACTTGATCGATGTCGTGGGCGTAAAGCAGCCTTTCGATGCCGCGCAATTCGTGCGGTTGGCCCAGATTGCCATTGCCGATATCGAGGGGCGCGGGAAAATTCCCATTCTATGCGGCGGGACGGGCCTTTACTTTAAAGCATTATTCGAGGGATTAGGCCAAAGCCCGCCAAGTGACGCGACATTGCGAGCCGAATTGGAGACAACCCCGCTACCCCGGTTACTCGAGGAATTGGAGCAACGCGATCCTGTCTGTTATGGCCGGATTGATCGGCAGAACCTGCGCCGTATCATTCGTGCCGTCGAAGTCATCCGTTTGACAGGCCAGCCCTTCTCTCAACAGCAGTCCGCGTGGGAAAACAACCCCAGCCCGGCTAGGCCGGAGTGGTTGTTTGGCCTGGAGCGGGCGGCAGGCGGCTTGCATCAGCGGATTGAAGCGCGAGTGGAGGCGATGTTCCGCGGTGGGCTGGTCGGCGAAACCCAAGGGTTGCTCGACGCCGGGCTGGGCGAAAACAAGGTTGCCTCACAAGCCCTCGGATACCGACAGGTAATCGAGCATTTGCGGGGCGTCCGCTCGCTGGCCGAAACCGTCGAGCTGGTGAAGATTCGCACACGTCAATTTGCAAAACGCCAAATGACTTGGTTTCGCAGAAAGCTGCGGCTGCGTTGGGTTCGGCTTGGGCCAGAGGAACGCGCAGAGGCCACAGCGGGGCGGTTGGCGTGTTTGTGGAAGGAGTTCATGTGTCTCAAAGAATGA
- the lgt gene encoding prolipoprotein diacylglyceryl transferase, translating to MHPIALQLGRLIITSYGVMMALAFLAGIWTAARLAPFGGIPGEKVLDLGPWLIVGGIAGARLLYVISYWPERFAGQPLWELFMVWNGGLVYYGGFIGAALACIVYARVRKLPLWKLADVMAPSVALGSAFGRIGCFLNGCCYGRACHLPWAVTFPETARGAPPGVPLHPTQIYDSLLNLALYGGLAWLYRRKKFDGQVFASYLGGYALLRSFVEAFRGDYPVYLNGWATPGQKVSLGIFAAGLLLWWGLPRLSLRQKASGKR from the coding sequence GTGCATCCGATCGCCTTACAACTTGGACGGCTCATCATCACCTCCTACGGAGTGATGATGGCGTTGGCTTTTCTGGCCGGAATATGGACTGCTGCCAGGCTGGCGCCATTTGGCGGAATCCCGGGGGAGAAGGTGCTGGACCTTGGACCGTGGCTTATCGTCGGGGGTATTGCAGGGGCGCGTCTGCTGTATGTCATTTCCTATTGGCCCGAACGGTTTGCCGGGCAACCGCTTTGGGAGTTGTTCATGGTGTGGAACGGGGGGTTGGTCTATTATGGGGGATTCATTGGCGCTGCATTGGCTTGCATTGTCTATGCGCGGGTGCGAAAGCTCCCGTTATGGAAATTGGCGGATGTGATGGCGCCCAGTGTGGCCCTGGGCAGTGCTTTTGGACGCATCGGCTGCTTCCTCAATGGCTGTTGTTATGGGCGAGCCTGCCATCTGCCCTGGGCAGTGACGTTTCCTGAAACCGCTCGCGGCGCCCCTCCGGGTGTGCCGCTTCACCCGACGCAGATTTATGATTCGTTGCTGAATCTGGCGTTGTATGGCGGGTTGGCCTGGCTTTATCGCCGAAAGAAATTCGACGGCCAGGTTTTCGCCAGCTACCTGGGCGGCTACGCTTTGCTGCGCTCCTTCGTCGAGGCCTTTCGCGGCGACTACCCGGTTTATCTAAACGGGTGGGCCACACCCGGCCAAAAAGTCAGCCTCGGCATTTTTGCTGCCGGCCTCCTGTTGTGGTGGGGCTTGCCGCGGCTGTCCCTCAGGCAAAAAGCATCCGGAAAGAGATAA
- a CDS encoding response regulator, with protein sequence MPDDAIFLLVDDSEDDVILIRRAFAKGNILNPLQVVRSGDEAIAYFKGEGKYANRLEFPLPELVLLDLKMPGKSGFDVLTWVRQQPSLKALRIVVLTSSNEIRDVNLAYQLGANSFLVKPVDFDRFVEISQALRGYWLWMSKAPEVSRPLPAKNIPVRRDLA encoded by the coding sequence ATGCCTGACGATGCCATCTTTCTGCTGGTTGACGATTCAGAGGACGACGTGATTCTGATACGGCGGGCCTTCGCCAAGGGCAACATCCTCAATCCACTGCAAGTCGTCCGCTCGGGCGACGAAGCGATTGCTTATTTCAAGGGCGAAGGCAAATACGCCAATCGCCTCGAGTTTCCTTTGCCGGAGTTGGTATTGCTGGACCTCAAGATGCCCGGTAAGAGCGGCTTTGATGTGCTGACTTGGGTCCGCCAACAACCAAGTCTGAAGGCCCTGCGCATTGTCGTGCTGACTTCCTCTAATGAAATCCGCGATGTCAATCTGGCCTACCAGCTTGGCGCCAATTCGTTTCTGGTTAAACCCGTCGATTTCGACCGGTTCGTCGAGATCAGTCAGGCCCTCCGTGGCTATTGGCTCTGGATGAGCAAAGCCCCTGAAGTCTCTCGTCCCCTGCCGGCTAAGAATATCCCCGTCCGTAGGGACTTGGCTTAG
- a CDS encoding beta-galactosidase, protein MRRTCIAGLFLLWAIPGLSAAETNHLRPWLEYRTIMWVGDSAYHEPKKLPLFFQRLREMGVNTAMAYGDGDLQPLLENHFPYYVENMINRGLCLKWNSKVRDWDNFITDWSKAGRPESGLVRDYCLDDPEWTGWAKTEMQKLARKNREHQPVAYNIRDELSVTFSANPFDYDFNPLALESFRRWLQTQYQDLAALNSEWDTRFETWDQVKPFTTDQIKERMASGQSLPRGKPDWGEVAAINFDPVQARQNPARWNFSPWADFRTYMDISLARTLDGLRQAAHQADPSTPVGIEGTQMPHAFGGYDLWRLSQALDWVEPYDIGCSREIFGSFMPGQPIVTTVFEKETKPARRRLWHLLLEGDRGCIIWWSEDCLDWKSPQYALKPKARALEPVLKEMTSPLARLFLRAQPVRDPVFIHYSQPSIQADWLLESTVDGPTWLRRFSSFESDHNRLAKVRDSWLKAFQDLGFSPQFLSSEQIQAGQLRQVPGAVLALPGSLALSQKEEEEIQSFLSDGHTLLGSGGPPGAFDQHGKLRTFAPIKEFQGLETAPLQSCFALTPAQRPSFKPGDISAGLKDRLKAQPDFEWARWIQARLGSIAPQVLVPLEARARIHRFRVAKGQLLAFEHNIDYQMSEELKQAGGNEALEQPVHVEATLKTPMHVYDLRAQKYLGHTARLQFTLAAWQPSLFALTPEPLKGPDILDALSESGGGG, encoded by the coding sequence ATGCGTCGCACCTGCATTGCCGGCCTTTTCCTATTGTGGGCCATACCGGGTCTGAGTGCCGCCGAGACCAATCACCTTCGGCCCTGGCTCGAGTACCGGACCATCATGTGGGTGGGCGACAGCGCGTATCACGAGCCGAAGAAGCTCCCTCTGTTTTTTCAGCGCTTGCGGGAGATGGGAGTCAACACGGCGATGGCTTATGGGGATGGCGACCTCCAACCGCTGCTGGAGAACCATTTCCCTTATTACGTCGAGAACATGATTAATCGGGGCCTGTGCCTCAAATGGAACTCGAAGGTGCGGGACTGGGATAACTTCATCACGGACTGGTCGAAGGCGGGGCGGCCCGAGTCGGGCCTGGTGCGAGATTATTGCCTGGACGATCCAGAATGGACTGGATGGGCCAAAACCGAGATGCAGAAGCTGGCGCGCAAGAACAGGGAACATCAGCCGGTTGCATATAACATTCGTGACGAGCTCTCGGTTACTTTTTCGGCCAACCCGTTTGATTATGATTTCAATCCGTTGGCCCTTGAGAGCTTCCGGCGCTGGCTTCAGACGCAGTACCAGGATTTGGCCGCGCTCAACAGCGAATGGGACACGCGCTTCGAAACTTGGGACCAGGTCAAGCCTTTCACAACAGACCAGATAAAGGAGCGCATGGCCAGCGGCCAATCGCTCCCACGCGGCAAGCCGGATTGGGGAGAAGTCGCGGCTATCAATTTCGATCCAGTCCAGGCGCGTCAGAATCCGGCGCGGTGGAATTTTTCGCCGTGGGCTGATTTCCGCACCTACATGGACATATCATTGGCGCGCACGTTGGACGGCTTGCGCCAGGCGGCGCACCAGGCGGACCCATCGACCCCCGTCGGCATCGAAGGCACGCAGATGCCTCACGCCTTTGGCGGCTACGATCTGTGGCGGCTTTCCCAGGCGCTGGATTGGGTCGAGCCTTATGACATCGGCTGTTCGCGCGAGATTTTCGGGTCCTTTATGCCCGGCCAGCCGATTGTCACCACCGTCTTTGAAAAGGAGACCAAACCGGCGCGCCGCAGGCTATGGCATCTGTTGCTGGAAGGCGACCGGGGCTGCATCATTTGGTGGAGCGAAGATTGCCTGGACTGGAAGAGTCCGCAGTACGCGCTCAAACCCAAAGCCCGGGCGCTTGAACCGGTGCTTAAGGAAATGACCTCCCCTTTGGCGCGCCTGTTTCTTCGCGCCCAACCCGTACGCGACCCTGTCTTTATCCATTACTCGCAACCGAGTATCCAAGCCGATTGGCTGCTCGAATCCACTGTGGACGGCCCAACCTGGCTGCGGCGCTTCTCGAGTTTCGAGAGCGACCACAATCGCCTGGCCAAGGTCCGCGATAGCTGGCTCAAGGCCTTTCAGGACCTCGGTTTCAGCCCGCAGTTCCTCTCCTCGGAACAAATCCAAGCCGGCCAGTTGCGCCAGGTCCCCGGGGCAGTGCTGGCTCTGCCCGGTTCGCTGGCCCTCTCACAAAAGGAGGAGGAGGAGATTCAATCCTTCCTCTCGGATGGCCACACACTGTTGGGCAGCGGCGGCCCGCCCGGAGCGTTTGACCAACACGGAAAGCTGCGGACTTTCGCCCCTATAAAGGAGTTCCAAGGCCTGGAAACGGCCCCGCTCCAGAGTTGCTTCGCATTGACCCCAGCGCAGCGGCCCAGCTTCAAACCGGGTGACATCAGCGCCGGCCTAAAGGACCGCCTCAAGGCCCAACCCGATTTCGAATGGGCCCGCTGGATTCAAGCCCGCCTCGGGTCGATTGCACCCCAGGTTTTGGTCCCATTGGAGGCCCGCGCCCGCATCCACCGCTTCCGGGTTGCCAAAGGCCAGCTCCTCGCTTTCGAACACAATATCGATTACCAAATGAGCGAAGAGTTGAAGCAAGCCGGGGGCAACGAGGCTCTCGAACAACCGGTACACGTTGAGGCCACGCTCAAAACGCCCATGCACGTCTATGACCTGCGCGCGCAAAAGTACCTCGGCCACACCGCTCGACTCCAATTTACACTCGCTGCGTGGCAGCCCTCGCTCTTCGCGCTGACGCCGGAGCCCTTGAAGGGTCCGGACATTCTGGATGCTTTGAGCGAGAGCGGCGGCGGTGGGTAA
- a CDS encoding PAS domain S-box protein has translation MGHSKPPKPRSSRERPAVEAGAAKLAAPAQAMLAAIVESSEDAIISKNLQGTITSWNAGAQRLFGYAPEEIIGQPILRIIPPELQAEEAQILASLRRGQRIEHFETVRVTKDKRRIDVSLTISPIRDAKGVVIGASKIARDISERKRSEAELEKARGLLAEQAAGLEKTVAERTAQLRETVAELEAFSYTLSHDLRSPLRAISNFTQIVLEDYGSTLAPEPAELLNKVLGAAGRMEQLMQDVLAFSRISRQPIELGRVDLDRLVSEIALERPELQSAGTQIHIEHPLLPVQGHAPSLNQCLTNLLSNAVKFVAPGVGPRVRIFTQPIDGRVRLWVEDNGIGIEPEAQHRIYEIFQRLSAKYEGTGIGLAIVKKAAERMGGATGFESQPGKGSRFWIELPQVQ, from the coding sequence ATGGGCCATTCCAAACCCCCAAAGCCGCGATCCAGCAGAGAACGCCCAGCCGTTGAAGCCGGGGCAGCCAAGCTGGCGGCGCCAGCCCAAGCGATGCTGGCGGCAATAGTCGAGTCCTCGGAAGACGCGATCATCAGCAAGAATCTGCAGGGAACCATTACGAGCTGGAACGCCGGGGCCCAAAGGCTTTTTGGGTATGCGCCGGAGGAGATAATCGGGCAGCCCATTCTGCGCATCATTCCGCCGGAACTGCAGGCCGAAGAAGCACAAATCCTGGCATCGCTCCGGCGCGGGCAGCGTATCGAGCATTTCGAAACCGTGCGGGTTACTAAAGACAAGCGGCGCATCGATGTATCGCTGACGATTTCTCCAATCCGGGATGCGAAAGGTGTGGTGATTGGGGCTTCAAAGATCGCGCGGGATATCAGCGAGCGGAAACGCTCGGAGGCGGAGCTCGAGAAAGCGCGCGGGCTGCTGGCGGAGCAGGCGGCTGGGTTGGAAAAAACGGTTGCCGAGCGGACGGCCCAACTGCGGGAAACGGTCGCCGAGTTGGAGGCTTTTTCCTATACGCTCTCGCATGACCTGCGGTCGCCGTTGCGCGCCATCAGCAACTTTACGCAAATCGTGCTGGAAGATTACGGCTCGACGCTGGCGCCAGAGCCCGCAGAGTTGCTCAACAAAGTGTTGGGCGCCGCCGGGCGAATGGAGCAGTTGATGCAGGACGTGCTGGCCTTCAGCCGCATCTCGCGCCAGCCCATCGAATTGGGCCGTGTCGATTTGGACAGGTTGGTTTCGGAGATAGCCCTCGAACGCCCCGAGCTTCAGTCTGCCGGGACCCAAATCCATATCGAGCATCCGCTGTTGCCCGTGCAGGGCCATGCCCCCTCGCTCAACCAATGCCTGACCAATCTCTTGAGCAACGCCGTCAAATTCGTCGCCCCTGGCGTCGGGCCGCGCGTGCGCATTTTCACCCAGCCGATCGATGGCCGGGTGCGGCTGTGGGTTGAAGACAACGGGATTGGCATCGAACCCGAAGCGCAACACCGGATTTACGAGATTTTCCAGCGTCTGAGCGCCAAGTACGAAGGCACGGGCATCGGCCTGGCTATCGTCAAAAAAGCCGCCGAGCGCATGGGCGGCGCCACCGGCTTTGAATCGCAGCCCGGCAAAGGCAGCCGCTTCTGGATCGAGCTGCCTCAAGTCCAATAG
- a CDS encoding BlaI/MecI/CopY family transcriptional regulator, with amino-acid sequence MNAETHLSRRERQIMDVLHRSGRATAAEVQAALPRAPSYSAVRALLRILEAKGHLKHFKDGARYVYQPKVSRETARRSALRRVVSTFFEGSVAQAVAALLETADTRLANSEFEQLKRLIEQARKDGR; translated from the coding sequence ATGAACGCCGAAACACACCTCAGCCGACGCGAGCGGCAGATCATGGATGTCTTGCACCGGAGTGGCCGCGCCACGGCTGCCGAGGTGCAGGCGGCTTTGCCTCGGGCGCCCAGCTACTCCGCCGTGCGCGCCCTGCTGCGGATTTTGGAGGCGAAGGGCCATTTGAAACATTTCAAAGACGGCGCCCGCTATGTGTATCAGCCGAAGGTATCGCGGGAAACCGCCCGCCGTTCGGCACTGCGCCGGGTGGTCTCGACCTTTTTTGAAGGCTCGGTGGCGCAGGCCGTGGCGGCGTTATTGGAGACAGCCGACACCCGGCTCGCCAATTCCGAGTTTGAGCAACTCAAGCGCCTGATTGAACAAGCCCGAAAGGATGGCCGGTAA